Proteins encoded together in one Pseudomonas sp. TCU-HL1 window:
- a CDS encoding putative glycolipid-binding domain-containing protein, with protein MQQTLVWKPLTTPGVESLHLSMDEQGIHASSHLIQNRHGQSIAVTYVLDSDPRWRFRHLWLKVENHGQRSLRLDRDIRGRWLLNGQHRRDLDPCQLVMLSGTPFTHTPALQRCGLATGQSEQLQVAYIDLPSLRVEARQLRYYCLRQQAQQSLYRCEAEGRKAVELTVDGQSLLLEAPGLYQRMSARTLSLSSWV; from the coding sequence ATGCAGCAGACCCTCGTGTGGAAGCCACTGACAACGCCCGGTGTCGAAAGCCTGCACCTGTCGATGGATGAACAAGGTATCCATGCCAGCAGCCACCTGATCCAGAATCGGCATGGCCAGAGCATCGCGGTCACCTATGTGCTGGACAGCGACCCGCGCTGGCGCTTTCGCCATCTCTGGCTGAAAGTCGAAAACCATGGCCAGCGCAGCCTGCGCCTGGATCGCGACATCCGCGGACGCTGGCTGCTCAACGGCCAGCACCGCCGCGATCTCGACCCGTGCCAGTTGGTGATGCTTTCCGGCACCCCCTTCACTCACACCCCGGCACTGCAACGCTGCGGCCTGGCAACCGGCCAGAGCGAACAGTTGCAGGTCGCCTACATTGACCTGCCAAGCCTGCGGGTCGAAGCGCGCCAGCTGCGCTACTACTGCTTGCGCCAGCAGGCCCAGCAGAGCCTGTATCGCTGCGAGGCGGAAGGTCGCAAGGCGGTCGAGCTGACGGTGGACGGCCAATCCCTGCTGCTGGAGGCCCCGGGCCTGTACCAGCGCATGAGCGCGCGGACCCTGTCGTTGAGTTCCTGGGTCTGA
- the trxB gene encoding thioredoxin-disulfide reductase — translation MSVARHSRVIILGSGPAGYSAAVYAARANLKPLLITGMQAGGQLTTTTEVDNWPGDPHGLTGPALMQRMQEHAERFETEIVFDHINAVDLAGKPFTLVGDSATYTCDALIIATGASARYLGLPSEEAFMGKGVSACATCDGFFYRNREVAVVGGGNTAVEEALYLANIASKVTLVHRRETFRAEKILQDKLMARVAEGKIELKLNAAVDEVLGDDMGVTGVRLKRNNGSTDELKVDGLFVAIGHTPNTSLFEGQLALKDGYLVVNGGRDGNATATSIPGVFAAGDVADHVYRQAITSAGAGCMAALDVERYLDAQ, via the coding sequence ATGTCCGTTGCACGTCATTCGCGGGTCATCATCCTCGGTTCCGGCCCGGCAGGTTACAGCGCCGCCGTCTACGCCGCCCGTGCCAACCTCAAGCCGCTGCTGATCACCGGCATGCAGGCCGGCGGACAGTTGACCACCACCACTGAAGTCGACAACTGGCCCGGCGACCCTCACGGCCTGACCGGCCCGGCGCTGATGCAGCGCATGCAGGAACACGCCGAGCGTTTCGAGACCGAGATCGTCTTCGACCACATCAACGCCGTCGACCTGGCTGGCAAACCGTTCACCCTGGTTGGCGACAGCGCTACCTACACCTGCGACGCACTGATCATCGCCACGGGCGCCAGCGCGCGTTACCTGGGGCTTCCGTCCGAGGAAGCGTTCATGGGCAAGGGCGTATCCGCCTGCGCCACCTGTGACGGCTTCTTCTACCGCAACCGCGAAGTTGCGGTGGTGGGCGGCGGCAACACGGCGGTGGAAGAGGCGCTGTACCTGGCCAACATCGCCAGCAAGGTGACCCTGGTACATCGTCGCGAAACCTTCCGCGCCGAGAAGATCCTTCAGGACAAGCTCATGGCGCGGGTTGCCGAAGGCAAGATCGAACTCAAGCTGAATGCCGCGGTGGATGAGGTGCTGGGCGATGACATGGGCGTCACCGGTGTGCGCCTGAAGCGCAACAACGGCAGCACCGACGAGCTGAAGGTCGACGGCCTGTTCGTCGCCATCGGCCATACGCCGAACACCTCGCTGTTCGAAGGCCAACTGGCCCTCAAGGACGGCTACCTGGTGGTCAACGGTGGCCGCGATGGCAATGCCACCGCCACCAGCATCCCCGGCGTGTTCGCGGCCGGCGATGTGGCCGACCACGTCTATCGCCAGGCCATCACCTCGGCCGGCGCCGGTTGCATGGCCGCCCTGGATGTCGAGCGTTACCTCGACGCGCAGTAA
- the cysZ gene encoding sulfate transporter CysZ, with protein sequence MPAPTLSGPQYLGEGLKLILSPGLRLFVLLPLTVNLLLFAALIGFAMQEFSGWVDAFMPTLPDWLSVLQYLLWPLFVLLVVVLVFFTFTMLANIIAAPFNGFLAEKVEVVVRGQDDFPAFSWAELMAMIPRTVGRELRKLAYFLPRAGALLILSFIPGVNLLATPLWIIFGIWMMAVQYIDYPADNHKLGWNEMLAWLREKRWQSLGFGGITYLALLIPFVNIVMMPAAVAGATLFWVREQGDLALQKQSGQVVR encoded by the coding sequence ATGCCTGCACCCACACTATCCGGGCCGCAATACCTCGGCGAAGGACTGAAGCTGATCCTCAGCCCCGGACTGCGCCTGTTCGTCCTGCTGCCGCTGACCGTCAACCTGCTGCTGTTCGCCGCCCTGATCGGCTTCGCGATGCAGGAATTCAGCGGCTGGGTCGACGCTTTCATGCCCACGCTTCCCGACTGGCTGAGCGTCCTCCAGTACCTGCTCTGGCCACTGTTCGTGCTGCTGGTGGTGGTGCTGGTGTTCTTCACCTTCACCATGCTGGCCAACATCATCGCCGCGCCCTTCAACGGTTTCCTCGCCGAGAAGGTGGAAGTGGTGGTGCGCGGCCAGGACGATTTCCCGGCCTTCAGCTGGGCCGAGCTGATGGCCATGATCCCGCGTACCGTGGGCCGCGAGCTGCGCAAGCTGGCCTACTTCCTGCCGCGCGCCGGCGCCCTGCTGATCCTCTCCTTCATCCCCGGCGTCAACCTGCTGGCCACGCCGCTGTGGATCATCTTCGGCATCTGGATGATGGCAGTGCAGTACATCGACTACCCGGCGGACAACCACAAGCTGGGCTGGAACGAGATGCTCGCCTGGCTGCGGGAGAAACGCTGGCAGAGCCTGGGTTTTGGCGGCATCACCTACCTGGCGCTGCTGATTCCCTTCGTGAACATCGTGATGATGCCCGCCGCCGTCGCCGGCGCGACGCTGTTCTGGGTGCGCGAGCAAGGCGATCTGGCCCTGCAGAAGCAATCCGGCCAGGTGGTGCGCTAG
- a CDS encoding glycosyltransferase family 4 protein gives MTIAPLYISLISETFLPEVNGVANTLGRLCDGLRAAGHRLQLVRPRQACDQGRRSDDDLLLIRGWPLPGYPGLQWGQSCLHKLLRRWRQRKPDVLYIATEGPLGLSALRAARRLGIPVVSGFHTNFQQYTGHYGVGLLTRLLTNYLRWFHNATRLTLVPSVSQLQDLTRRGFERLQLLSRGVDGQLFNPARRCPELRAQWGLGEQDIAVFHVGRLAPEKNLVLLGKTFQHLQERFPQFHLKLIVVGDGPQRAQLQRTLPDAIFCGVQRGEELARHYASGDLFLFPSLSETFGNVVLEALASGLAVVAFDQAAAAQHIRHGHNGSLALPDEPGSFVEAATWLLEDPERLRRVRLNARMHAGRQGWETIVQQFEQYLLHARRPEPEVPLGRTLPPT, from the coding sequence ATGACCATAGCGCCTCTGTACATCTCGCTGATCAGCGAAACCTTCCTGCCCGAAGTCAACGGCGTGGCCAACACCCTTGGCCGCCTCTGCGACGGCCTGCGCGCCGCCGGTCACCGGCTGCAACTGGTGCGCCCGCGCCAGGCCTGCGACCAGGGCCGCCGGAGCGACGATGACCTGCTGCTGATCCGCGGGTGGCCGCTGCCGGGTTACCCCGGCCTGCAATGGGGTCAGTCCTGCCTGCACAAGCTGTTGCGCCGCTGGCGCCAGCGCAAGCCGGATGTGCTCTACATCGCAACCGAAGGCCCACTCGGCTTATCCGCCCTGCGCGCTGCACGGCGCCTGGGGATTCCCGTGGTGAGTGGCTTTCACACCAATTTCCAGCAGTACACCGGGCATTACGGCGTAGGTCTGCTCACCCGGCTGCTGACCAACTACCTGCGCTGGTTCCACAACGCCACGCGGCTGACCCTGGTGCCCAGCGTCAGCCAGTTGCAGGACCTCACCCGACGCGGCTTCGAGCGCCTGCAACTGCTGTCCCGTGGCGTCGATGGCCAGTTGTTCAATCCAGCCCGGCGCTGCCCCGAGCTGCGCGCGCAGTGGGGCCTGGGCGAGCAGGACATCGCGGTGTTCCATGTTGGCCGGCTGGCGCCGGAGAAAAACCTCGTTCTGCTCGGCAAAACCTTCCAGCACCTTCAGGAACGTTTTCCACAGTTTCACCTGAAGCTGATCGTGGTGGGTGACGGACCGCAACGCGCCCAGCTCCAGCGCACCCTGCCAGACGCCATTTTCTGCGGTGTGCAACGCGGCGAAGAACTGGCCCGGCATTACGCCTCGGGCGACCTGTTCCTGTTCCCCAGCCTTTCGGAAACCTTTGGCAACGTCGTGCTCGAAGCCCTGGCGTCGGGCCTGGCGGTGGTGGCCTTCGACCAGGCTGCCGCCGCCCAGCATATCCGTCACGGCCACAACGGGTCCCTGGCGCTACCCGATGAACCGGGAAGCTTCGTCGAGGCCGCCACCTGGCTGCTGGAAGACCCGGAACGCCTGCGCCGCGTGCGTCTGAACGCACGCATGCACGCCGGCCGCCAAGGCTGGGAAACAATCGTCCAGCAGTTCGAGCAATACCTGCTGCACGCCCGCCGGCCGGAGCCAGAAGTCCCCCTGGGCCGAACGCTGCCACCGACCTAG
- a CDS encoding NADH:flavin oxidoreductase: MTAPVQALFAPFRLGGLELPTRVVMAPMTRSFSPGGVPNAKVVEYYRRRAAAGVGLIITEGTTIGHQAANGYPHVPRFFGEDALAGWKAVVDAVHAEGGRIVPQLWHVGNVRRLGTEPDASVPGYGPMEKLKDGQAVVHGMTKQDIQDVVAAYAQAARDAKAIGMDGVEIHGAHGYLIDQFFWEGTNQRTDEYGGSLANRSRFAIEVVQAIRAAVGPDYPVVFRFSQWKQQDYTARLVQTAEALGDFLKPLSEAGVDIFHCSTRRFWEPEFDGSDLNLAGWTRQLTGKPTITVGSVGLDGEFLQFMVKTDKVAQPANIEGLLERLNKEEFDLVAVGRALLVDPDWAVKVREGRMQDILPFSRDALASLV; encoded by the coding sequence ATGACCGCTCCCGTACAAGCCCTTTTCGCACCCTTCCGCCTTGGCGGCCTGGAACTGCCCACCCGCGTGGTGATGGCGCCCATGACCCGCTCCTTCTCCCCGGGCGGCGTGCCCAACGCCAAGGTGGTGGAGTACTACCGCCGTCGCGCCGCCGCCGGTGTCGGCCTGATCATCACCGAGGGCACCACCATCGGCCACCAGGCCGCCAACGGCTATCCCCATGTGCCGCGCTTCTTCGGTGAGGACGCCCTGGCTGGCTGGAAGGCGGTGGTAGACGCGGTGCATGCCGAAGGCGGTCGCATCGTGCCGCAGCTCTGGCACGTGGGCAATGTGCGTCGCCTGGGCACCGAGCCGGATGCCAGCGTTCCGGGCTACGGCCCGATGGAAAAGCTGAAGGACGGCCAGGCGGTGGTCCATGGCATGACCAAACAAGATATCCAGGACGTGGTCGCCGCCTACGCGCAGGCCGCTCGTGATGCCAAGGCCATCGGCATGGACGGCGTGGAAATCCACGGCGCCCACGGTTACCTGATCGACCAGTTCTTCTGGGAAGGCACCAACCAGCGCACCGACGAATACGGTGGCAGCCTGGCCAACCGTTCGCGCTTCGCCATCGAGGTCGTCCAGGCTATCCGCGCTGCCGTGGGCCCGGATTACCCGGTGGTCTTCCGCTTCTCCCAGTGGAAGCAGCAGGACTACACCGCCCGCCTCGTGCAGACTGCCGAAGCCCTGGGTGACTTCCTCAAGCCGCTGTCCGAGGCCGGTGTGGATATCTTCCACTGCTCCACCCGCCGCTTCTGGGAGCCGGAGTTCGACGGCTCCGACCTCAACCTGGCCGGCTGGACCCGCCAGCTCACCGGCAAGCCCACCATCACCGTCGGCAGCGTCGGCCTGGATGGCGAGTTCCTGCAGTTCATGGTCAAAACCGATAAGGTCGCCCAGCCGGCGAATATCGAAGGCTTGCTGGAACGCCTGAACAAGGAAGAGTTCGATCTGGTCGCCGTGGGCCGCGCCCTGCTGGTGGACCCGGACTGGGCAGTGAAAGTGCGTGAAGGCCGCATGCAGGACATCCTGCCCTTCAGCCGGGATGCGCTGGCGAGTCTGGTGTAA
- a CDS encoding TetR/AcrR family transcriptional regulator has translation MTSIRLDKRDLILAKGSQVMTRRGYHGTGVQEIVQAAGIPKGSFYHYFASKEDFALQALEHLYLPRLERYAQALGNPALSPCQRILGYYRELLAHFSSREKPEYHCFIGSLGFEMAELSPAIGEQVESILQGSVDILQACLEDAVAAGELRADEDCANLAAFITNAWQGVLTRLKVGGGTAPMNAFVDRLELLLRA, from the coding sequence ATGACCAGCATCCGACTCGACAAACGCGACCTCATCCTCGCCAAGGGCTCCCAGGTGATGACCCGCCGTGGCTACCACGGCACCGGCGTTCAGGAGATAGTCCAGGCCGCGGGCATTCCCAAGGGCTCCTTCTATCACTACTTCGCCAGCAAGGAAGACTTTGCCCTGCAGGCCCTGGAACACCTCTACCTGCCGCGCCTGGAGCGTTATGCCCAGGCCCTGGGCAACCCGGCGCTGAGCCCGTGCCAGCGCATCCTCGGTTACTACCGCGAGCTGCTGGCGCATTTTTCCAGCCGCGAAAAGCCCGAATACCACTGCTTCATCGGCAGCCTCGGTTTCGAGATGGCCGAGTTGTCGCCCGCCATCGGCGAGCAGGTGGAGAGCATCCTGCAGGGCTCGGTGGACATCCTCCAGGCCTGCCTGGAAGACGCCGTGGCCGCCGGTGAGCTGCGCGCCGATGAAGATTGCGCCAACCTCGCCGCCTTTATCACCAATGCCTGGCAAGGCGTGCTTACGCGCTTGAAGGTGGGCGGCGGCACGGCCCCCATGAACGCTTTCGTCGACCGCCTGGAGCTGCTGCTTCGGGCATGA
- a CDS encoding glutathione peroxidase → MSAFHDLNLRALDGQDLPLAPYKGQVVLVVNVASKCGLTPQYAGLEKLYQQYRDKGFTVLGLPCNQFAAQEPGSEEEIREFCSLNYGVTFPLGSKIEVNGSARHPLYRLLAGEGAEFPGDITWNFEKFLVGKDGRVLARFSPRTAPDDPALIQSVEKALA, encoded by the coding sequence ATGAGTGCCTTTCACGACCTCAATTTGCGTGCGCTCGACGGTCAGGACCTGCCGTTGGCGCCGTACAAGGGCCAGGTGGTGCTGGTGGTGAATGTCGCTTCCAAATGCGGCCTGACCCCGCAGTATGCCGGTCTGGAAAAGCTTTACCAGCAATACCGCGACAAGGGGTTCACCGTGCTCGGATTGCCCTGCAACCAGTTCGCTGCCCAAGAGCCGGGCAGCGAGGAAGAGATCCGCGAATTCTGCAGCCTGAACTACGGCGTGACCTTTCCCCTGGGCAGCAAGATCGAGGTCAACGGCTCGGCGCGCCATCCGCTGTACCGCCTGCTGGCGGGCGAGGGTGCCGAGTTCCCCGGTGACATCACCTGGAACTTCGAGAAATTCCTAGTCGGCAAGGACGGCCGCGTACTCGCGCGCTTCTCGCCGCGCACCGCGCCGGACGATCCCGCGCTGATCCAGTCCGTCGAGAAGGCCCTGGCCTGA
- a CDS encoding FKBP-type peptidyl-prolyl cis-trans isomerase, whose amino-acid sequence MLIAANKAVSIDYTLTNDAGEVIDSSAGGAPLVYLHGAGNIIAGLERALEGKQAGDELNVAVEPEDAYGEYSAELVATLDRAMFEGVDKLEVGMQFHASGPDGSMQIVTIRDVDGDDVTVDGNHPLAGQRLNFKVKVVNVREANAEEIAHGHIHGEGGHHH is encoded by the coding sequence ATGCTGATCGCCGCCAACAAGGCCGTGTCCATCGACTATACCCTTACCAACGACGCCGGTGAGGTGATCGACAGTTCCGCTGGCGGCGCCCCGCTCGTGTACCTGCACGGCGCAGGCAACATCATCGCTGGCCTGGAACGCGCCCTGGAAGGCAAGCAGGCGGGTGACGAGCTGAACGTTGCCGTCGAGCCGGAAGATGCCTATGGCGAGTACAGCGCCGAACTGGTCGCCACCCTGGACCGCGCCATGTTCGAAGGCGTCGACAAGCTGGAAGTCGGCATGCAGTTCCATGCCTCCGGCCCGGACGGCAGCATGCAGATCGTGACCATCCGCGACGTCGATGGCGACGACGTCACCGTCGACGGCAACCACCCACTGGCCGGCCAGCGCCTGAACTTCAAGGTCAAGGTGGTCAACGTGCGTGAGGCCAACGCCGAAGAGATCGCTCACGGCCACATCCACGGCGAAGGCGGTCACCACCACTGA
- a CDS encoding DUF3565 domain-containing protein, with product MDTALLAAISMVRDLLRMNDESASLTAPPVDCDPSADGRPRLVGYRQDEDGHWVAVLSCGHTQHLRHQPPWQSRAWVLDPLQRAAQLGRLFPCGWCAQGVAPEPSEET from the coding sequence ATGGACACGGCCTTGTTGGCGGCGATCAGCATGGTGCGAGACCTTCTGCGAATGAATGATGAAAGCGCAAGTTTAACCGCGCCGCCGGTCGATTGCGACCCGAGCGCTGACGGGCGGCCCCGTCTGGTCGGCTATAGGCAAGACGAAGACGGTCACTGGGTGGCGGTCCTTTCCTGCGGCCATACTCAACACCTACGGCACCAGCCGCCGTGGCAGTCGCGCGCTTGGGTGCTCGACCCCCTCCAGCGCGCAGCCCAGTTGGGCCGCTTGTTCCCCTGCGGCTGGTGCGCCCAGGGCGTAGCGCCCGAACCCTCTGAGGAAACCTGA
- a CDS encoding acetate/propionate family kinase has product MPARNILVIHARKTSLRFVLVNEAHSQFILHGMAEGLGSRDAELRWQRGGEKDSLMIPNADHRAALSQLMPIVQGAAGGKLHGVGHHVLHGGELFNTACRLDAQVIRRLHALVPLAPQQMPASLVGIEAAMHLLPNLIHVAVFDTAFHQNMPEHVYRLALPDAVYRDHGLRRYAFHGNSHRYVSRRAAELAGLSLGDSCWLSAHLGEHSSACAIVNGQSRDASMNLVMATRSGDIDPHLYTQLHRSLGWSLEKIDQVLRQESGLLGLSALASDLRSLETARDQGHAGATLAIEVFCYRLAKTLAAVGCALPQLDGLIFTGEIGENSPLVRSRTVDHLKLLNLAIDREANARCVRGVAGPIHRRGHPRVLVVPTNEERQIALDTLALLA; this is encoded by the coding sequence ATGCCCGCACGCAACATCCTGGTGATCCACGCGCGCAAGACGTCGCTGCGCTTCGTCCTGGTCAACGAGGCCCACAGCCAGTTCATCCTCCATGGCATGGCTGAAGGGCTCGGCAGCCGCGACGCCGAACTGCGTTGGCAGCGCGGTGGCGAAAAGGACAGCCTGATGATCCCCAATGCGGACCACCGCGCCGCCCTGTCGCAACTGATGCCCATTGTCCAGGGCGCAGCCGGCGGCAAGCTGCACGGCGTCGGGCACCACGTGCTGCACGGTGGCGAGCTGTTCAACACTGCCTGCCGTCTGGACGCCCAGGTGATCCGCCGCCTGCACGCCCTCGTTCCGCTGGCGCCGCAGCAGATGCCGGCGAGCCTGGTGGGCATCGAGGCCGCCATGCACCTGCTGCCGAACCTCATCCACGTGGCGGTGTTCGACACCGCCTTCCACCAGAACATGCCCGAGCACGTCTACCGCCTTGCCCTGCCGGATGCCGTCTACCGCGACCATGGCCTGCGCCGCTATGCCTTCCATGGCAACAGCCATCGCTACGTCAGCCGACGCGCGGCCGAGCTGGCGGGCCTGTCCCTCGGTGACAGTTGCTGGCTCAGCGCCCACCTGGGCGAGCACAGTTCCGCCTGTGCCATCGTCAACGGCCAGAGCCGCGACGCCAGCATGAACCTGGTGATGGCAACGCGCAGCGGCGACATCGACCCGCACCTCTACACCCAGCTGCACCGCAGCCTGGGCTGGAGCCTGGAGAAAATCGACCAGGTACTGCGCCAGGAAAGCGGCCTGCTCGGCCTCTCGGCGCTGGCCAGTGACCTGCGCAGCCTGGAGACCGCCCGTGACCAGGGTCATGCCGGCGCCACCCTGGCCATCGAGGTGTTCTGCTACCGCCTGGCCAAGACCCTGGCCGCCGTTGGCTGCGCACTGCCGCAGTTGGACGGGCTGATCTTCACCGGCGAGATAGGCGAGAATTCGCCCCTCGTGCGCAGCCGCACGGTGGATCACCTGAAGCTGCTCAACCTGGCCATCGACCGCGAGGCCAACGCCCGCTGCGTGCGCGGCGTCGCCGGCCCCATCCACAGGCGCGGCCACCCGCGCGTGCTGGTGGTGCCCACCAACGAAGAACGCCAGATCGCCCTCGACACCCTGGCCCTGCTCGCCTGA
- the pta gene encoding phosphate acetyltransferase — MHCFFIAPTGFGVGLTSTSLGLVRALELAGLQVGFLKPVAQPHPGDLGPERSTELVARTHGLTPPVPLAQSQVERMLADGQLDELLEEITGLFQHAAQGKDVVIVEGMVPTRHASYAARINFHLAKSLDADVILVSAPEDESLSELSDRLEIQAQQFGGPRDPKVLGVILNKVREQDFVRRLKDQSPLLRGNDFRLLGSVPWLDELNAPRTRDVADLLQAQVINAGDFDQRRVQKIVVCARTVPNTVQQLKPGVLVVTPGDRDDIILAASLASMNGVPLAGLLLSSDIQPDPRTLELCRGALQGGLPVLGVATGTYDTATNLNRMNKEIPVDDRERAEKVTEFVARNLDLDWLRARCGAPSANQRLSPPAFRHRLIQQAQLAGKRIVLPEGAEPRTVQAAAACQARGIAHCVLLAKPEDVHAVARAQGIELPEGLEILDPDRVRERYVQPMVELRQNKSLNAPMAAAQLEDNVLLGTMMLALDEVDGLVSGAIHPTANTIRPALQLIKSAPGYRIASSVYLMLMPEQVVVYGDCAVNPEPDASDLAEIALQSADSAEALGIVPRVALISDSSDEAELAKVREAIRQAHGVRPDLPIEGPLPYASAKDGRTTVFVFPDLASGDAAYKAVQQSSHVTSAGLVLQGLRKPVNDLPRNTVVDDIIHTIALTAIQAACGAEG, encoded by the coding sequence ATGCACTGTTTCTTCATCGCCCCGACCGGCTTCGGCGTCGGCCTTACCTCCACCAGCCTCGGCCTGGTGCGCGCCCTTGAACTGGCGGGCCTGCAAGTCGGCTTCCTCAAGCCCGTGGCCCAGCCCCATCCCGGTGACCTCGGCCCGGAACGCTCCACCGAACTGGTGGCCCGTACCCATGGCCTGACGCCACCCGTTCCACTGGCACAGTCCCAGGTGGAACGGATGCTCGCCGACGGCCAGCTGGACGAGCTGCTGGAGGAGATCACCGGCCTCTTCCAGCACGCGGCCCAGGGCAAGGACGTGGTCATAGTCGAAGGCATGGTGCCGACCCGCCACGCCAGCTATGCAGCCCGCATCAACTTCCACCTGGCCAAGAGCCTGGATGCCGACGTGATCCTGGTGTCGGCGCCGGAAGACGAGAGCCTGTCCGAACTGTCCGACCGCCTGGAGATCCAGGCCCAGCAGTTCGGCGGGCCGCGCGATCCGAAGGTGCTCGGGGTGATCCTCAACAAGGTCCGTGAGCAGGACTTCGTTCGTCGTCTCAAGGACCAGTCGCCCCTGCTGCGTGGCAACGATTTCCGCCTGCTTGGCAGCGTGCCCTGGCTGGACGAGCTGAATGCGCCGCGCACCCGCGACGTCGCCGACCTGCTGCAAGCCCAGGTGATCAACGCTGGCGACTTCGACCAGCGCCGGGTGCAGAAGATCGTGGTCTGCGCGCGCACCGTGCCCAATACCGTGCAACAGCTCAAACCGGGCGTGCTGGTAGTGACGCCGGGCGATCGCGACGACATCATCCTCGCCGCCAGCCTGGCCTCCATGAACGGCGTGCCCCTGGCCGGCCTGCTGCTGTCCAGTGACATTCAGCCCGATCCGCGCACCCTGGAGCTCTGCCGTGGCGCCCTGCAAGGTGGCCTGCCGGTGCTGGGCGTCGCCACCGGGACCTACGACACGGCCACCAACCTCAACCGCATGAACAAGGAAATCCCGGTGGACGACCGCGAGCGCGCGGAGAAGGTCACCGAGTTCGTCGCCCGCAACCTCGATCTCGACTGGCTGCGCGCCCGTTGCGGCGCCCCCAGCGCCAACCAGCGCCTGTCGCCGCCCGCCTTCCGCCATCGGCTGATCCAGCAGGCGCAACTGGCCGGCAAGCGCATCGTCCTGCCCGAAGGCGCCGAGCCCCGCACGGTGCAGGCCGCCGCCGCCTGCCAGGCACGGGGTATTGCCCATTGCGTGCTGCTGGCCAAACCCGAAGACGTGCATGCGGTGGCTCGCGCCCAGGGCATCGAACTGCCCGAGGGTCTGGAAATCCTCGACCCGGACCGGGTGCGCGAACGTTATGTGCAGCCCATGGTGGAGCTGCGCCAGAACAAGAGCCTGAACGCCCCCATGGCCGCCGCGCAGCTGGAAGACAACGTCCTGCTCGGCACCATGATGCTGGCGCTCGACGAAGTCGACGGCCTGGTGTCCGGTGCCATCCACCCCACCGCCAACACCATTCGCCCGGCGCTACAGCTGATCAAATCAGCCCCTGGATACCGCATTGCGTCCTCGGTCTATCTGATGCTGATGCCTGAGCAGGTCGTGGTGTACGGCGACTGCGCGGTCAACCCCGAACCGGACGCCAGCGACCTGGCGGAAATCGCCCTGCAGAGTGCCGACTCCGCCGAAGCCCTGGGCATAGTGCCGCGTGTGGCGCTGATCAGTGATTCGAGCGATGAAGCGGAGCTGGCCAAGGTCCGCGAAGCCATTCGCCAGGCCCATGGCGTACGCCCCGACCTGCCCATCGAAGGCCCCCTGCCCTACGCCAGCGCAAAAGACGGCCGCACCACGGTCTTCGTGTTCCCCGACCTCGCCAGCGGGGATGCCGCCTACAAGGCCGTGCAGCAAAGCAGCCACGTGACCAGCGCCGGCCTCGTGCTGCAAGGTTTGCGCAAACCGGTGAACGACCTGCCACGCAACACCGTGGTCGACGACATCATCCACACCATCGCCCTGACGGCGATCCAGGCGGCGTGCGGGGCGGAAGGCTGA
- a CDS encoding acyltransferase yields MLSFIPSPLLGALAALLLTLNTLFWCIPLFAVTLLKLLLPFRAAKHALNWAASFVAEGWISCNKLWMRLVRDTRWNVDGLAGLDYQHSYLVTSNHQSWVDILVLQHLFNRRIRLLRFFLKQELIWVPVIGLCWWALDFPFMKRYSKAYLAKHPEKKGKDLETTRRTCDKFRDNPVGIFNFLEGTRFTRAKHDEQGSPFQYLLKPRAGGIAFVLDAMGEQLHSLVNVTIHYPDGNPSFWTLLAGRLRQVVVRIEKLDIPQEFIGKNYDQDEQYRLAFQQWVNHLWEVKDAQLARLHQQFPAA; encoded by the coding sequence ATGCTCAGCTTTATCCCCTCTCCCCTGCTCGGTGCCCTGGCGGCGTTGTTGCTGACACTCAACACCCTGTTCTGGTGCATTCCGCTGTTCGCCGTCACCCTGCTTAAACTGCTGCTGCCCTTCCGTGCCGCCAAACACGCGCTGAACTGGGCCGCCAGCTTCGTCGCCGAGGGCTGGATCAGCTGCAACAAACTGTGGATGCGCCTGGTGCGTGACACCCGCTGGAACGTCGACGGCCTGGCCGGCCTGGATTACCAGCACAGCTACCTGGTCACCAGCAACCATCAGAGCTGGGTGGACATTCTGGTCCTGCAGCATCTGTTCAATCGCCGCATCCGCCTGCTGCGCTTCTTCCTCAAGCAGGAGCTGATCTGGGTCCCGGTGATCGGCCTGTGCTGGTGGGCGCTGGATTTCCCCTTCATGAAGCGCTACTCCAAGGCCTACCTGGCCAAGCATCCCGAGAAGAAGGGCAAGGACCTGGAAACCACCCGCCGCACCTGCGACAAGTTCCGCGACAATCCGGTCGGCATCTTCAACTTCCTCGAAGGCACCCGTTTCACCCGCGCCAAGCACGACGAACAGGGCTCGCCCTTCCAGTACCTGCTCAAACCCAGGGCCGGCGGCATCGCCTTCGTGCTGGACGCCATGGGCGAGCAATTGCACTCGCTGGTCAACGTCACCATCCACTACCCGGATGGCAACCCAAGCTTCTGGACCCTGCTGGCCGGCCGGCTGCGCCAGGTGGTGGTGCGTATCGAAAAGCTGGACATTCCCCAGGAGTTCATCGGCAAGAACTACGACCAGGACGAGCAGTACCGCCTGGCGTTCCAGCAATGGGTGAATCACCTGTGGGAAGTCAAGGACGCCCAGCTCGCCCGGCTGCACCAGCAATTCCCGGCGGCCTGA